One Planctomycetota bacterium genomic window carries:
- the trpC gene encoding indole-3-glycerol phosphate synthase TrpC, translating to MAQPILPRILETKRQEIAQRSAEVPVDEMKQRAKDADRPRNFFQAVSVDRGKPLNLIAEIKKASPSAGIIREDFDPATLARAYETGGADALSVLTDEQYFRGSLDYLRQAREATTLPVLRKDFIIDPYQVWEARANDADAILLIAEALAVNEMIDLQILATELRMTTLIEVHSMENLIRVRDTVIGFPHHAYSLIGINNRDLDTFHTSLSTSLRLADLVEDKSVLVSESGISTRDHVAKLADAGVRAMLVGESLMREPDVEQATRLLLA from the coding sequence ATGGCCCAGCCGATCCTGCCGCGCATCCTCGAGACCAAACGGCAGGAGATCGCCCAGCGGTCGGCCGAGGTACCCGTCGACGAGATGAAGCAGCGGGCCAAGGACGCCGACCGCCCGCGCAACTTTTTCCAGGCCGTCAGCGTCGACCGCGGCAAGCCGCTGAACCTCATCGCCGAGATCAAGAAGGCCAGCCCGTCTGCCGGCATCATCCGCGAGGACTTCGACCCCGCCACCCTCGCCCGCGCCTACGAGACCGGCGGGGCCGACGCCCTCTCCGTCCTCACCGACGAGCAGTACTTCCGCGGCAGCCTCGACTACCTGCGACAGGCCCGCGAAGCGACGACACTGCCGGTGCTCCGCAAGGACTTCATCATCGACCCGTACCAGGTCTGGGAGGCCCGGGCTAACGACGCCGACGCGATTCTCCTGATCGCCGAGGCCCTGGCGGTCAACGAGATGATCGACCTGCAGATCCTGGCGACGGAGCTTCGGATGACGACACTGATCGAGGTCCACTCGATGGAAAACCTCATCCGCGTCCGCGACACCGTCATCGGCTTCCCGCATCACGCGTACAGCCTCATCGGCATCAACAACCGCGACCTCGACACCTTCCACACGAGCCTGTCGACCAGCCTGCGTCTGGCCGACTTGGTTGAAGACAAGAGCGTCCTCGTCAGCGAGTCCGGCATCAGCACCCGCGACCACGTCGCCAAACTCGCCGACGCCGGCGTCCGAGCGATGCTCGTCGGCGAAAGCCTGATGCGCGAACCCGACGTCGAACAGGCGACCCGGCTGCTGTTGGCGTGA
- a CDS encoding rhodanese-like domain-containing protein produces the protein MSVATVSAEEARREVEAGRAVLVDVREPFERRAEHVPESRSCPLSKLDAESLRSELNGTPPESIIFQCRSGHRSAQAAAKAGFGRSMEGGLPAWKEAGGRTVKSSGGAIDIMRQVQITAGSVTAVGTLLGVVVSPWFLIVPAFIGTGLTFAGVSGWCGMAKALALMPWNRVPAAA, from the coding sequence ATGAGCGTCGCCACCGTCTCTGCCGAGGAAGCTCGTCGGGAAGTGGAAGCCGGGCGGGCCGTGTTGGTGGACGTGCGGGAGCCGTTCGAGCGGCGGGCGGAGCACGTGCCGGAGTCGCGGAGTTGTCCGCTGTCGAAGCTGGACGCGGAGTCGCTGAGGAGCGAGCTGAACGGCACGCCGCCGGAGAGCATCATCTTCCAGTGCCGTAGCGGCCATCGCTCGGCCCAGGCGGCGGCGAAGGCGGGCTTTGGCCGGAGTATGGAAGGCGGGCTGCCGGCGTGGAAGGAAGCCGGCGGCCGGACCGTCAAGTCCTCCGGCGGAGCGATCGACATCATGCGTCAGGTGCAGATCACCGCCGGCAGCGTGACGGCCGTGGGCACGCTGCTCGGGGTGGTCGTTTCGCCCTGGTTTTTGATCGTCCCCGCGTTCATCGGCACGGGGCTCACGTTCGCCGGCGTCAGCGGCTGGTGCGGCATGGCCAAGGCGTTGGCGCTCATGCCATGGAACCGCGTGCCGGCCGCCGCGTGA